Part of the Halobaculum halobium genome, CCACGCAACTCGCGGCGCTGATGGGGGACACCGGGACCCTCGTCGGCAACGACACTAGTCTGGGCCGGCTGTCGGCGCTGCGGCACAACGCCGAGCGGCTCGGCGTGACGAACCTCGTCGTCGACCAGCAGGACGCCCGCAACTACTCGCTGAACGGCCTCGGCTTCGACGAGTTCGACGCGACGCTGGTCGATGCACCCTGTTCCTGCGAGGGGACGATCCGGAAGAACCCCGACGCGTTCGACACCTGGACGCTGGATCACGTCCACGAAGTCGCCGGCATCCAGAAGGGGATCCTCCGCCGGGCGGTGCAGGCGACCCGCCCCGGCGGCACCGTCGTCTACTCCACGTGTACCTTCGCGCCCGAGGAGAACGAGGCCGTGCTGGATCACGTGCTCGGCGAGGAGGACTGTGCGATCGTCGAGTGGGACTGCCCGCTGGAGTCGGTCCCCGGAGTCAGCGAGTGGAACGACGAGGAGTACGACCCGAGCGTCGCGAAGGCGACGCGGGTCTACCCGCACCACAACGACACGGGCGGGTTCTTCCTGGCGAAGCTCCGAGTGGGCGGGGCGGACGAGGGGGTGGCCACATGAGCGACGGCGAGGGCGCCCCCGGCAACGACGGGAGTCAGTTCGACCGCCTGCCCGCAACCGGCCGGGAGCGCGTGGTCGAGGGGCGCGCGACCCGCGAGGAGGTGCTCGACTGGTGGGACGAGCGCTTCGACGTCGGCCCGGAGACGTTCGCGAACCACACCTTCTGGGAGAAGGGCAAGGGGAAGATCTGGGTCTTCGCGGACGAGCTGCCCAGCCCGCAAGGGCGCGAGGGCGTCGGGATGACGGTCCTGCGTACGCGGCAGGAACACTGGAAGCCGACGACGACCGCGGTCAGGAAGTGGGGTCACCTCGCGAGCAAGAACGTGATCGATCTGTCGCCCGGACAGGCGACCGCGTTCGCCGCGGGCCACGACCAAGATCTCCCCGAGTGGGACGGCGACTGGGGCTATCTGATCGCGACCCACGAACTCGCGGGCGAGCAGGTGCCCATCGGCGTGGGGCTGTACGTGTACGACGAACTCCGGTCGGTCGTTCCGAAGGGATATCAAGAGGAGTTACCGGAGCTGTAGACGCCGGTCACTCCGCGTCGCCCTCCTTCTCGCGAACCGTTCCCCCGCCCAGTCCCTCCCACTCGACGCGGTAGCCGAGCGCCGACAGCGCCGCGCTCGCGTCGGTGAGGCCGGCGTCCTCGAGCGCTGCCTCCGCCTCAGCGAGGGAGATCCCGGCTTCGATCTCGTCGCCGACGCGATCCAGTACCGCAGGTCGTACGAGCGTCCCCCCGAGCCGGCGGTGCTCCGGGAACGCCACGTCCCCCAGCGCGTCGACCGGAACGGCGCGCTCGGCGGCCACGTCCTCGACCGCGACCACGTCGCCGTCGGGGACCAACTCGGCGGGCAGGTCCGCGGTCACCTCCCCGGCGAGATCCGCCTCGTACTCGCGGAGCACGTCGACCACGTCCTTCACGCGGACGGTCCCCGAGTAGGTGACGACGCGGTGGTCGCGGGCGGCGATCTCCTCGCCGACGCCGAGGCTCTCGTCGACGGCGACGACGAGTTCCACGTCCTCCACGTCGGCCAGTTGCACGAGCTTCTTCTCGACGTACTCGGGCGTCCAGAAGCCCATCACCTCGAAGAACACGCGGAAGTCGGCGTGGCGGTACTCGAACGCGAAGTCGGGGATCATCACGCTCGTCCCGACGCGCAGCGGCTCGGGCTCGCGCGTGAGGTCCCAGTCGAGGTCGAGCGCGCGAAAGCGGGCGGCGAAGTCGGCCTCGACCCCGGAGTCGAACGCGGGTTCGGCCAGCGGTTCGACGCCCGGAACCGACACGTCGCCGGCGTCGAGTTCGAGCAGGTACTCGCGTCCGCGGTCGTCGATGTCGGCTTCCAGCTCCCAGTCGCTCGCGGTCGCGGCGACAGTCCGCAGCAGGCGGGCGAACGCCGT contains:
- a CDS encoding DUF7122 family protein; amino-acid sequence: MSDGEGAPGNDGSQFDRLPATGRERVVEGRATREEVLDWWDERFDVGPETFANHTFWEKGKGKIWVFADELPSPQGREGVGMTVLRTRQEHWKPTTTAVRKWGHLASKNVIDLSPGQATAFAAGHDQDLPEWDGDWGYLIATHELAGEQVPIGVGLYVYDELRSVVPKGYQEELPEL
- a CDS encoding RsmB/NOP family class I SAM-dependent RNA methyltransferase; amino-acid sequence: MNDDGGVLDRYASLADDEAAFRAACDRPLPSVVRVNTLAADADRVARAFDEEGTGYERVDWHDGLFRMADRSPGTTWPYAHGWVHGQEEVSCLPALALDPEPGTRVWDTCAAPGSKTTQLAALMGDTGTLVGNDTSLGRLSALRHNAERLGVTNLVVDQQDARNYSLNGLGFDEFDATLVDAPCSCEGTIRKNPDAFDTWTLDHVHEVAGIQKGILRRAVQATRPGGTVVYSTCTFAPEENEAVLDHVLGEEDCAIVEWDCPLESVPGVSEWNDEEYDPSVAKATRVYPHHNDTGGFFLAKLRVGGADEGVAT
- a CDS encoding DUF790 family protein, coding for MITKDLLRVSRRGGYRPQFVAGDPDARRLAARVFGVYQGHAGERRADLDEALSALEREADDYKLVRGLAALLDRAAEFETHAPLPPRRARRVAFEAAELVGVAGDDDRTAALDRAADRLGVAPDEIEASLYADRDANQVLAAFDPRWDPDDLLVQYDLSLAQTALFDATEVRVRSTDPKALVSAAKRLGLLYEIRIREDNGPTDREVVITGPDALFRRTRRYGTAFARLLRTVAATASDWELEADIDDRGREYLLELDAGDVSVPGVEPLAEPAFDSGVEADFAARFRALDLDWDLTREPEPLRVGTSVMIPDFAFEYRHADFRVFFEVMGFWTPEYVEKKLVQLADVEDVELVVAVDESLGVGEEIAARDHRVVTYSGTVRVKDVVDVLREYEADLAGEVTADLPAELVPDGDVVAVEDVAAERAVPVDALGDVAFPEHRRLGGTLVRPAVLDRVGDEIEAGISLAEAEAALEDAGLTDASAALSALGYRVEWEGLGGGTVREKEGDAE